The region tatagtacttgtgcacgtgattggatggcctatgttttgtacagttttgatttggaatcattttatgtatagttgggaattgtttccgctgcatttgtgacatgtaatttttggagaatttgatgtatattggagatttatattgtaatatttgagatttgtattgtaattcatttgaggattgtagtgaacgactgagtcccggcgagagccgggcaggcggcccgccgaaccctctggttcgccttagggggaggtggggtcgttacagttggtatcagagcttaggcttcagatctttgtagtgtatcctaggcttgaagtttaggatgccggactgtgggtttgatttgactcttgagagatttttgcgggatgtctcgacttgattggtacaagagggaatgtcgaggacgacattcttttaaggaggggagattgtgacgccccgaaaaaaatgagtttgagaacccggaaattttctaattttctagggtttattttatttaatcgcccgccttttctacattttctttattagaaaaattccccagataaagtttatgagcaaaaatagttttaaaatgatttttctagtatcaaataggttttgagaaattaagagtgtataccggatgtgggacccactagtgcgaaaagttcggaaaaattcggccaataagattaagttccggatactgagtgaaatttatcgggtgttaagagataagaagaggaggtgatttgattgatgtgagagagacttaaaggatagaaatgcatttaatagagtgccaagtggcactttctcattggttggactttttgactttttacccttaagttaaatatctcaaaaattgactaaaaatcaccatttttcactccttggtggccgactctcttaagctcaagaaggaagaagatttctccaattttcaagcttccatttagctcaatcttccaaaccaattgcatcaactagtttctactccataaaagtcttccattaggtgctagtaagttgtttggtgaagttttttaaggaagctaaggtgttccacaactccctctctcttgtttactaggtaagtgatgattacacttcctcttacacctaatgatgtttaatttgtgcctaatggtggctatggtgttgaaaattgtggtttatttcttggtttggaatgaattggtgaagtttttattttattgaggaattttctggtttaatgtgatcatgatgttgtggttatttatgatggttggtaatgaggggttatgactctagtaggtgtatatgattggtaattgcaaccaattttggatttggaaggaatttgagaaagttagggtttcataacccccttttctgtccggttttgtatcatatggttagaggccgaattggcctttgcttaaaacattaaagttgtaggtattgatgtgtttgagcttcctgtaaaatttcagggcaattggagtagtgtagaatgagatatgtcgattttactgttgctgttctgggttgatcagaatgtgcgaactgcgcttgtaatcgtctattttgactggaatttctttggctttggatgttggtgtcttcttatgaaatgtagcttgatggcctagctatcatatgcctttggaatttctgtattcggacctgtttagactgagttgtactgattacagcatagtgtaatttgtaaacctgcaattacggttctggtttgttatttggcatatttgacttagttgtgctgggatttggactgagtgaccttctacattgttgtagccctggttcttagcttcgaaatggtgggtcttgcaccttcatccgacaatcgtagcacctttggtaccattaccgtaaaatgacgtccaaaactgtttttctggttttgagcttaactttcatttccggacttttccctagcttgacttgtactaatactacttggagcttgctggatggctattggatgaccttgttgttgtgtgtgtacctttgggttgaatgagaaatataatgaagccgtgatggctggaaaagttagcaaatttaggggaagtgctgtccgaactttgaagggacttgttgcattgggtttgtgatctaagacttggatttgagcaaggcaatgctatatgatggatggtttcagagccgtggaggtgagtgatctcaaactatttctaaaattatttatgaaccgtttcttgcattatttacttttgacctgtttccaaatttacttttgaaccgctttcccgcattatttacttttgaactgttttcaaagttaattttggaactgttttcttacatatcatgcgtgcttgcatatcagtgtcttattattattgattttcctttcaatgattgttaaaacgagttttttaggcgagtgtgtactttatcgcactcgacctaaataaatatgaaattttcaatgattaatgattaaatgctacttgcgcatgaatgtaagccttttgggctgaactggccattgccccttgttaccggtcgtctcgagccagaagcggactcggtcgggcgactaggaacttgggtgaacgtttcggtatactcgagtattaccttgtaggttggtggagcctggccaaaagccagggacggggtgaatgaatgaacgaatgaaaccaaatgcaatgaaatgacaagagaacgaatgtatcctttacatgaatgttactatcgctttccattgtaaatgtttcttgttactccatattgaaatgacatcattgaaatgaactattgttaaaccgatttgattactgattttattggttactcgctgagcttctagctcaccccaaaatgttttattcccctccacagggctcaaggcgaaggagtggcttgtagtgtttaatcctggattatctcatgtatggatcgaatttggatttccttttgtgtaatcgttcatattgggattgtattgaacgtttagattTCCTCCTGtgtactaattgtgatcaaggaatagagtggcgctgcggaagcgtggacgcttcgcttttgatatgtaaagtttgggaacctttgatgtatatttgatatatatatcttgaaattcaattgaagattgtagtgaacgactgagtcccgacgagagctgggcaggcggcccgccgaaccctctggttcgccttagggggaggtggggctgttacatctATCTACTTATACTAAAAAAGTGTCGTGATATGTTATTGTACCCCAACATTTCGTGCCATTTGAAAGTGTCATAATAGGCATAGATAATGACATTTAATAAtgtcataataatgataaattGGGACACTTAAAACTGTCATAAACCTATTGTGGCGCTACAATGGATGACGCTTCCAGTAGAGCGTCATTATAGCCTAAACGTCATGACATAGATCTATAATGACACTTTTGAATGTCATAAAAGGACGCTTTTGTAGTAGTGAACGGCACCAAAAACTTGACGAGTgcagggtatacatatataattagTTCATCATAattaagttttacatttataaaatccTAAATATCCCACACGCGATTTTTCTGCGAGTATACAAGTCGTTTATTGAGCATAGGGGTATTAGGTGTTGATCCCACAGGAAAATGGGTCAAAAAGCTTGTATGAAAATAACACAAGTTGCAGAGCAAGTTGCAGCCGAAATTGAGGAATACGCGACTTCAAGCCACGTATTCAAGAAGTCACGTTTTTACTTATGTGAATTTGGCACCACTGTAATTGCTATTTTCTTGATAatggaggccgaactagctcttgtgtagaatatgaaagttgtagccctttgagttagctttccaatccTCAACAATCATCCCATTTGGAGCTCTATGGACCGAGAAATCACACAAAATACCCTCGACTAGTCAGAGCTCTATTTCAGTTTTCGACAACAGAGTTGCACTTCagtattttgaattttttactatgaaaatgactaaactggactttgatgtctgcatgccaaatgtagatctgtctcttagcttcaaaatgtgaagaatcacctcaatctgatcattgtagctcaagctATTGCCGAAATACCACAATGTGTCAAAGCtataaaacttttcttttgttcttgattgcatttcctctcttgcacttcatgtcttcttttaAACTACTTGAAATCATTAATATTCATCCAAATATGTTCTCAATTCACTccctttgatgattgaattattcaacctacaaaaacatgaagttttcaccattaaaatccataaaaatgtaatttttaaacttaaaccacaaatgcatattttcactaaaattctagttaattagctataaaaatagataaaacacaccaaaactagtTAATAAAACACGCtaaaaaacatgtaaaattacacttatCAATAGCTGCAGCAAAAATTCTTGCTAGAATTGAGTTTTAAAAAGTTGTAAAAATTCAGAGATAGTAGCTATGCAAGTTGCTTACACGTTTATAGAATACGCACCCTGCTGGTCATGTATTGTGGGTGTGTATTGCCACCCCAGCAAGTTTGCACTTTTTTTTATCAGTCTTcaactttgttctttttttgcATCAAATTCAACTAATATTTTCCTGATAATGGAGGCTGAACTAGCTCTTGtataaaatatgaaagttgcaACCCTTTGAATTAGCTTTACAAgccatcaagaatcatctaatttggagctctgtagaCTACAAAAAGATCAAAATACCTTTATCTAGTCAAAACCTTGTTTCAACTTTTGACAACAAATCTATCTAACAgtatttcaactttttaaccaggaaaactcatgaaatggattttgatgtcttcacaAAAAATGTAGAGCTATACTTTATCTTCAAAATGGCTCATGAATCATCTCAATCTGATACTTTTAGTTCAAGATAAAGCCAAACTATCAAAAGGTATTAAAGTTGTTaaacatttcttttttcttcttttatacttgattgcatttcatcttttgaccattctgcatttcatattttctttaaatCGTTTCAAATTATCAACAATCATTCAAATATCTTCTaaattcactccatttgatAAGTGAATCATTGAAACCTAccaaaacatgaagttttcagcactttaatccatagaaatgcaatgttTCACACTTAAATCACAAAATGTAAACTTCACTAAAaacctagttaattagttataaaaatgaataagaacaccaaaactaaataataaaacacacttgaaaCACACGAAATGCACACTTAACAACAATTTCTCTAACAAATCTAAAGTTGCCACTATATAGAATCAATGAGTGGTAACAAAGGCTGTCACAGATGTTTTTCATGTGTTGATGCTATACACTTTTATTAACGAGCCTTTGGTCACGACTGATTGGCGACCTCACAGTTGTCGATGAATCAcattagtgacaactttttaattttttgttacaACATTTATTGTCACTATTGATTATTTCTCTTGTTGTGTTAGGTGGATTTTCTTACaacattttttgaaaataaatgaGCTAGCTCTTAGAACTTCACCACAAAAATAGGGAAGTCTAATGCTAGTAATAGCCAATTCATCACAAGAGTGAGTTTTGGTTACCACAGGAAATGAATCCCTAATAAGACAAAAGCTAAAAGCAAGAGTTTAATCCATTCACTTGTGTTCTTGGTCATTAGTGGAACCTATAGTGTGTACATTATCACGGttggatgcatgacacatatgcaaaatttgaatttcaaattcaaattcgaatcATGTGTCACGCATTAAATGGTGAAAGTGTATGCATtgtcagtgtataaaaaattaatccatattagtatttggtaatttttttctcaaattgttCATCTACAAATCGTTTCTTATATTTCCTATTTAAGTTGAATTATTTGCTTTTTATGCTTtacttgttatttatttaaataatagagtaagtgAAGGATTTTGTAGTTGATTTAAACTCCTCGGGATCGATCCTTTATACACCCTACACTATAAgagcgacctgtatacttgcaggaAATGAGTGAATTTATGAATTAAACTTGAGTGTAGTGCTAGAAATCCGTtagtatattttgaaaaaaaaaaaaaccactatTACGCATTGGATGTCCAAATACATGAGGatccaaatttgaatttattttttcaGATCTATAAGGGTTTGGGTCTGAATCTGGGTTTAACTAAATTTAATGGGTCTGAATTTGGATCAAAGAGATTTAGCTCAAACCCTATCCACTGACATGACTATTGATAACCAATGAATCTTATGTGGCAATTATCAAATACCATATTGAGGGAAAACAGAGTCAGTGTACATGTAATGGAAAGGAGCCTAATCCGTCTTAGTGGTATTTTCTCTTTCGGAGTGGTCACTCGAATGCTAAAAAGTGGAATGAGGCAGAATAGAGAAGCACAACGCGGAAGTATTTGTTTTTCTAACAGTAACAACAAATCTGAAAGGTGTGATCTTAGGGGCTGATAATATACCTGAGCCTGCTCCATACCTAGTCAGTGATTATGCCAAACACTTTGGGTGAAATCTCCTTAACGATGGGGGCAATAGCACTACCAATGTTTCTCTCATGGAAGGCAAAAGAAAACTTGTGACGtgatcagattttttttttttcaaataaaaattcaagTATTTCCTGATCTTCCGTACTTTCTTGAAATGAGTTAAATCAATTTAAGATTATTGGAATTATTCAAGGGTTGGTCTTGAACATAGTCAAACACTCGAGATTTGAAGCCTTACTGCATTCATTCATTTAACAAGTTATGGTCCACAGATAAATTATATGCAACTCGATCGGATGtctaaaatgcaagaaaaggtTAGGAGTGCATTTGGATCATTGTTTACAATACTTTTGGCGTTACATTACCCGTTGCACCATGTATTAAAGTGATATATGTCTTGTCAACTATTATCCACAAATAGTTTGGGACTGTTGGAGGacatatattcatttataatactTGTTACCCTAACACAATCAAagtatttaaaaactaaacttGCTCAACATAAAGCTGAAGTAATTTATTAGGTGGAAGATTTTGAAAATCCACAAGGAAAGAGGTGTCCTAGTTTTAAGTCTTCTTCTAATAAAAGCTTGTAAATTGGCACATGTGGGAATGAGCTGCATGACTTGAAGCAAGATGTAAATCTCTGAaccgaaacaaaaaaaaaagaagcaatagCATGTGTCCACGACAACTAGTTTAACAACCAGCTTGCTTCATTTCTGATGTAGTTTGGCCTGAGCCGCAGCAGTCATCATGGAAGGATTAACAACGCTGAAACCTCCGTCAACTACAAGATTCAGTCCACTTACATAACCAGCTTCATCGCTTGCCAAGTACAGTGCAGCTTGAGCAACATCATCTGCTGTCAAAGTCTTCCCTTTAAGATTAGCCACTGCATTTACAAACATCTGCATTTGCCCAATATACTCTTCAGAATAATTCCCTCCTGCTATGCCAGTCATTACGGCATAAGGGGAGACACAGTTGACTCGTATACCATGTTGACCAAGCTCAGCTGACAAATTCTTAGCTAGACCTGCAATTGCATGCTTAGTGACTGCATAGGCATGAGGTCCAAGACCAGCTATGTTGACGGAGGCGCTGGCTGTGAACAATACGCATCCCCTGCGCCGGGGTATCATGACTCTTGCAGCATGCTTGGCTCCTAAAAATGAGCCCACCAAATTTACACCAATAACCCGGTCCAACTCTGACTTTGACGTTTCCAGAATAGCAATTTTGGACCCTTCAGTGATTCCAGCATTGTTGTACATGATGTCAAGTTGGCCGTATTTGGCTATGGTGGTATCGATAAGATCAATAATTTGGTCCTCTTGTGATACATCACAGTGAATGTAGCATGCATTTTTGCCAAGCTCATTGGCAATTGCTTGGCCTAGATTGTCTTGGATATCGGCTACTACAACTTTAGCACCATTGCTATGAAAGAGCCGAGCCGCAGCTGCTCCTATACCGCTGGCACCTCCGGTGATAATTGCCACCTTACCATCTAGCCTGAAAGAAGTGCCAAAATGGAATTTAGATGCAGAGGTAATATGAAATTATGAACAGCTACAGGTGATTTTTTTTAGCTTCATAACCAAAACTAGCCAACATAGATGAGAAAATACTGAAACATAAACAGATAAAATTGACACAACAATTATCTATCTTTACGCTTTTTAAAATGAAATCATTTTCTTGCCTAGTTCATTTGATGTCCTCCGTATTACAATGAAAAGTTCTTGTCAAACCTATTTAATTTcaaaaaagattttagaaatcCTTTTATACCCGCAAGAGTCATTGTTGCAGAAATTAGTTTCATTTTGTCATTCTCAAACCTTTATTTATCAATCTAAATGTTCTTTAACATTTCTATACAGTCAAATTAAGCTAAAATACTAACCTTTTACTGGAGGAAGCAACTCTAGGGTTAGAGCTCATCTTATTGATCCTAAACCAATGTACAGAATACAGGTACCCAGCCGCAACTATGAAAAacaatttttgagcaatttttcgTGCCTCTGTAGCTTTTTCTATCAGGGGAAAGGGTTTTATAGAGAAAAACAGTGTAACAATGCTTTGGTTAATTAATTGATTACCTTTTTAGCTTGGACCATATTTACCAAATCCAAGGATAATATAGGTTAGAGTTTGGCAATCAAATTAATAAGAGACGGAAGACTTTTGGTTTTCGTCATTACTAGACTTAAAGGCACTTCGAAGTAGAGCAATACATTAAATAATTGCGGCTGGAAAACTAGGAATAAGAGGCAGAGCGACCTTGAACTCTACCATGAACTTGTGCAATAGGACATGCTACAATTCTGAAAATTAAAACTGTAAGTTTAAACATATCctttaaaattaaaactattcAGAACATAGTTTATAACTGCTAATATTTGTTatacaaaagaattaaaattaaattgattAGATCTTGTCATTTGATTAACGATTATAATCTTTCAATGATATTAACTCATCTTGAACTGTTAAATAGTCATGCCCCGACCTTGAAAGTTTCAAAATTCAGGGCTGAATTCTAAATCCAATTACCTAAATAGAAAAAACTTTATAAGAGGTGAAAGTGTAAGTGAAAGGTTTCAAATTCAAAACCTCCCActcacctaaaaaaaaaaaagaaaagacttTATAATTACTCCTTGAGCAAATTTATGTCCTAAGACCCCccacttataaaaaaaaaatagaaaaggctTTATAATTACTCCTTGAGCAAATTTACTTTCTAATAACCAAATTACTAAAGGATTTAAAGTACATCAGGATGATCCTGATTTAGAGTTTTTTAGGCACCCAGTAACTAATTATCACCTAAACTTCCTTAAGTATTCCATTGTAATAACAATCTGCCTACACTCACACAATCTTCACATTTGctattccttcttttttttttttttgtttaaagtaATTTACACAATTTTtgccatttaatttttttcattttctttatttgttcaAAAGAAAATACTCCTTTATTGGACTTATCCTTTACTATTGTTTTTAAATGTAATTTAGgcaactttttcctttttctttaagCAAAAAAACACCATTCTTATGATTGTATAAATGTGATGCTATCCCAACTACCAATGAttaaggaaaaatggaaaaggatAGTTGGTGCATTTACACAATTCACATTTAAAATATGAACTTTTTCAAACGAGTAATTATATCAGTGAATTAATCACAAATAACCAAGAAATCTTGACATTTTAAAAGTATATAAAATTCTTACAAAGCCCAAATGCATAGATGAAATTCAGAGTATGTAAATTGAGAttaaaaatatacaaaattatcAACCCAAAATTATACAAGTCATTGCCTTAGTAAGTGTGTCAGAGAGAGTGGTAGATCAACAAATTGTTTGTTGTTCTTTGTCTaggttttttctttccttcattcactctttctttttttttgggtaaggaAAAGCTAGGAAATTGTGCTGTTCTGATTGCCGGAAAAAAAATTAGGCGCTTTAAGAAGTGCTCCCTATCTcattagttctttttttttttcacttttgtgCAGTTGATGGTGTTGTAGTGTAAGAATGGAACACTTAAAGGAAGTTTAGATGGCAATGAGTAATTGGGTGTCGGAAAAGTTCCAAACTAAGATGATCCTGTATACTTTAAACTTTTGCAAGAGATAtctaaattacaaaaaaaaaaaaaaaaaaaactaaacgtTAGCtccaaatgatttttcttttttacttaaCATaggtaaaatttcaaaataaatcaCTTAAGCAAGTCCACAACCTAATGGCGCAGATTCATCCAATTCTCAAAGATTTAAAacttaaaagggtaaaatatcGAAAAGTCCCTTGAGATTAAGAGAACTTACAGAAAAACTCCCTATAGTTTCTAAACATATATTCCGGTACCTCGTGGTTTGAACTAATTTAAAAAGTGACAAAAATTGTCTGAATTGACAAGTTTGAAATACATGTGCTTCTTTTGCGAGTGTTTGTATtggaaacaaataaattttcaatTGATCTCTATTATACCTTAAAGTTATAATACAGAAAAGCCCCTTATGATTAAACAAATCTATAGAAAAGTCCATTATGGTTTCAAATCATACAATccaatatctcatggtttgaaCTAATgtgaaaaattaacaaaaatcatCTAAATTAACAAGTTTGAGGTTGCTTGACgtggaaaataattttttaaatcaaatttttagcTGATATACCTATTAAAACCTTTAGAactcataaaattttcaaaaaaaaaaatccaaaatctcCCAAATGCAACCCACCTTATttctatacataaaataaatacataaaaatttttaaataaaattcaCCTTATTTCTATACacaagataaataaataagaactTCCAAATACAACTTATCTTATTCCTATGcacaaaataaacaaataaaagtaACATgtaattgtagacaccaaaattttatcattttattttcttcattttgttgCTATTTTTGTTCGttttagttaaattttatttattttgtttcattttctatttcttgataaaaaatcactctttttagaaaaattgggaaaagaaaagaaaaaaatcaattagaaaaaatcaatcaatcaaaaatcaaaaatcactTTCGTTTGCTTTTAGAAAATCaggtagaaaagaaaattagaaagcaagaaaagaaaagtaaagaaaaatcatcaaaatcagttttttgttaaaaaaaaaaaaagatctgcAACCCACGCGTGCGTGTATGCCAAGTGCGCACAACTCTTCTTCTTCGTCTTGTACCCGTAAACAGTACAAGATGCAGCTAGCATCTTTGGGAGCAAATTCTGGTtcgatttttcctttcttttttttccaagttTTGCTGGTACAAGATGCCACCTCACCTTGTGAAATTTATCCGGAATGTCCTGGAACAAGAGCCATCAAATGGCTATAAAAAGGCAGCAAAATGAGGGTTCATTTTCACCCTTCAAAGCAGGGTTTTGATGGCTCCATTTGATACAAATAGGGGGCTAAGGGAGGAGAATGAGGAAGGTATTGAAAAAGGGGTGGCggcagaaagaaagaaagaaacagagaaaacgagagagaaaagagggaagaaaaagaaaaattttgctgAAAAATCTCTGACCAGGCTGGCTGACTAGCCTCTTTCCTAATCAATTTTCGACTTGTTTTTGAACCTTTTTGAGTGATTTGTTTTTTTCTGCACTATCACCAGATGTGACAgaacaaattttgttttgaaaacaTTATGAAAAAACATCCCCAGTCCTTTCGAATTGTAGTACAAACTCTTGACCTTGTCACGGCtgaaatttctgcaacaaaGGTCCTGGCTTCCAGATTTCAGCTTTGAATCACACTCTCCTCAGATTTCCTACGTTTATTTGGGTATCTTCAAACATCAAAGGTAACTCTTAATCTTTCCCTTGCTTGCTGCAATCCACATGCAAAAAGAATTAAACTCATTAAACAGGAACCTTGTCAGATTATTGCTTCATGAGTTTTTGCACTAGCCTTATGCGTATTGTTGGGTCTGATGCATCTTATTAAAAGATGACAAAGCTGTCAAGTTAACGTAAAGGCCATCAGTGATTTTTTTATCTCTGCAAGTTTTGCAGCTCATGATCTGAGTCATGTTTTCGGGGCTTTGTTTGGAATCTACAAATGAAAGTTGTCTGTTTCTCTTTCTGCTTGCAAACCCGAGAAGGAAAGGAAGAGGGGGGGTCTTGAACCATTAATTTCACGTTGTTACATTGTTTTCTTGTTGGGTTGAAGTTCCTATGTTAGTTGATGAATCCATGGGCTTCGTTTAAGTTCGCGGCTGATTTTCTTGTGCTTGAATAAGAGTAGCTAGTGAAACCCAGGAAGTTGTAGGAAGGCTCTTTGAAGAAGCTGCATGCAAGTTTGTGGGTCCCACCTTAGATTTGTGGTTGCTTTGTGAAATCTGGTTGCTTTGTGGGTCCCACCTCAGATTGTCCGTTTGGCCCGTtctttgatgactctctgagtGTTTAATCTAACTGTGTGCGTGTGTTCTTGATCAtttgtgagaaaaaaaaaaagaagctgcatgcaagtttttaaaatttacaTTTTTGACCCCCaacttttgtttaatttcaCCATGGCCCAAAACTTGGAAAAATCTAGCTTATTTCGCTCTTTTAAGTTTTAATAAtctttttcatgttttaagtagGTTTTTGGGGTGAACTATTTCTGGGTTTTAAGGCATAAttagggtttaataatttttaattgaTTTGTTGCCTTGATGGGTTTTAGTAAAATTGGATTAAGATTGATTTGTTTGGGTTTTAAAAGAGGGTTGTGCTTTTGTTTTGATGGGGTTTTTGTGTGGACTTGGAGGTCAAAGCCTGGCCTTTTGATGGACTTTGCTTAGCAAAAATGATGGGTCAGCCCACCCTTATTCTTGAGGCTTTTCTTCGGGCTTGATGGCTTTTggcccaaagaaaaaaaaaagtggccTGTTAGGTTAGGAAGACCAGAGATGAATTTGCAGATTAGTCCCTACAATTTTGAGTATTTTGTATTTCGGCCTAAAATgtttaatttctttcaattaggtccctcatttaattgtaaataggttcctgaactttatttttctttcaatttgaccctaaatattttaataattaCAAATTGACCCCAAatctttcttaatttttgcaattaggtcccaaacagttttgatttcttaaatataagttacttttcttctttaattgttaattatgcTTCATTTAAGTGCtttaattggtagatttcatgattatttctatttctttataattaaattggCGTCTTGatcattttgttcattttggaGCATAAGTA is a window of Coffea eugenioides isolate CCC68of unplaced genomic scaffold, Ceug_1.0 ScVebR1_2289;HRSCAF=3289, whole genome shotgun sequence DNA encoding:
- the LOC113756404 gene encoding tropinone reductase-like 1 → MSSNPRVASSSKRLDGKVAIITGGASGIGAAAARLFHSNGAKVVVADIQDNLGQAIANELGKNACYIHCDVSQEDQIIDLIDTTIAKYGQLDIMYNNAGITEGSKIAILETSKSELDRVIGVNLVGSFLGAKHAARVMIPRRRGCVLFTASASVNIAGLGPHAYAVTKHAIAGLAKNLSAELGQHGIRVNCVSPYAVMTGIAGGNYSEEYIGQMQMFVNAVANLKGKTLTADDVAQAALYLASDEAGYVSGLNLVVDGGFSVVNPSMMTAAAQAKLHQK